In Sulfolobales archaeon, the following are encoded in one genomic region:
- a CDS encoding NifB/NifX family molybdenum-iron cluster-binding protein → MKSIRSESSLLIEFLKRKSSTSTGIDVSIYRGIEVIIEVLELLVAIPVIRSGDILYVSPHFGRAPYIAFAEISEKSFKILDVVENPYSMLRHGRGRVITDIIAPRGVNAVIVIEIGEGAFNILKRYGVKIYRLSSSRELIRVEDALRSFSEGLIEEVEEPWIHEHEHEYEEHH, encoded by the coding sequence TTGAAAAGCATAAGATCTGAATCCTCTCTCTTGATAGAGTTTTTAAAGAGGAAGAGCTCTACTTCTACAGGTATAGATGTAAGTATATATAGAGGTATAGAGGTTATAATAGAGGTGTTAGAATTACTAGTAGCCATACCTGTCATAAGATCTGGTGATATTCTATATGTTAGCCCTCACTTTGGAAGAGCACCGTATATAGCTTTTGCAGAGATCTCTGAAAAAAGTTTTAAGATCCTGGATGTAGTTGAAAACCCGTATTCTATGCTGAGACATGGAAGAGGTAGGGTTATAACAGATATCATAGCTCCACGAGGAGTGAATGCTGTAATAGTGATTGAGATAGGTGAAGGAGCTTTCAATATTTTGAAAAGATATGGCGTTAAGATATATAGACTCTCCTCTTCTAGAGAGCTTATAAGAGTTGAGGATGCTCTCAGATCATTCTCCGAAGGCTTGATAGAAGAAGTTGAAGAGCCGTGGATTCATGAGCATGAGCATGAATATGAAGAGCATCACTAG
- the hypD gene encoding hydrogenase formation protein HypD, translating to MKAEDLDSSWGYINYIEKIFRRDRDLARRIIDMIRSLSDRIRKDYGEDHRIKIMNFCGTHEWSIVRYGLRSLVPGNIELVAGPGCPVCVTPSYYIEKAIELSLQGTRVYTYGDVFRLRTLRPVEKSYSLEEAKALGADVRVVSSFTDAIIDASRQRRDSVFLAVGFETIAPGYSRLMISEKIPENLSILSLVKLTPPAMFYSLEILQEKPTEPPIAGVIAPGHVSTIVGAKAWTPVAENFEIPVVVAGFEPIDVLAAIAEILRRYVRREYGVYIEYERALSWHGDLGAQSAIYKTFKASDDAWRGIGFIPYSGLRIRREYKMYDALERHSIEDLKPEKWSYDLPKACRCAEVVLGKAKPIDCPLFMRACTPEKPYGPCMVSMEGACAIWARYSFQSR from the coding sequence TTGAAAGCAGAAGATCTTGACAGCTCCTGGGGTTACATAAATTATATTGAGAAGATCTTTAGAAGAGATAGAGATCTAGCTAGAAGAATAATTGATATGATAAGATCTTTGAGTGATAGGATTAGAAAAGACTATGGAGAGGATCATAGGATTAAAATCATGAATTTCTGTGGAACACATGAATGGAGCATAGTGAGATACGGACTCAGAAGTCTCGTGCCCGGGAATATAGAACTCGTAGCAGGACCAGGATGTCCTGTCTGCGTGACTCCTTCATACTATATCGAGAAAGCTATAGAGCTATCTCTACAGGGTACGAGAGTATATACTTATGGAGATGTTTTCAGACTCAGAACTCTCAGACCTGTTGAGAAATCTTATTCTCTTGAAGAGGCGAAAGCTTTGGGAGCTGATGTTAGAGTTGTAAGTAGTTTTACAGATGCCATCATTGATGCATCTCGCCAGAGGAGAGATTCAGTGTTTCTAGCAGTAGGTTTTGAAACAATTGCTCCAGGATATTCTAGACTTATGATCTCTGAGAAGATCCCCGAGAACCTAAGTATTCTAAGCCTGGTGAAGCTCACGCCACCAGCAATGTTCTACTCTCTCGAGATACTCCAGGAGAAGCCTACAGAACCTCCCATAGCAGGTGTTATAGCTCCAGGACATGTTTCAACTATAGTAGGTGCTAAGGCTTGGACTCCTGTTGCTGAGAATTTCGAGATCCCCGTAGTTGTCGCAGGATTCGAACCCATAGACGTTCTAGCTGCCATAGCAGAGATTCTGAGAAGATATGTGAGAAGAGAATATGGTGTCTATATAGAGTATGAGAGAGCTCTTTCATGGCATGGAGATCTAGGGGCTCAGTCAGCTATTTATAAGACATTCAAAGCATCTGACGACGCTTGGAGAGGCATAGGATTCATACCCTACAGCGGTCTTAGAATTAGAAGAGAGTATAAGATGTATGATGCTCTAGAGAGACATTCTATAGAGGATCTAAAGCCTGAGAAATGGAGCTATGATCTTCCGAAAGCCTGTAGATGTGCTGAAGTTGTGCTGGGAAAGGCAAAACCTATAGACTGCCCTCTCTTCATGAGAGCATGTACTCCTGAGAAACCTTACGGACCTTGCATGGTTTCCATGGAGGGTGCTTGTGCTATATGGGCTAGATATAGTTTTCAGAGTAGATAA
- the hypA gene encoding hydrogenase nickel incorporation protein HypA, whose protein sequence is MVHEWALAEAVVRHVIDIYSDKKIREIRIGLGELQNIDENILLFSLKELFKLNGLENVSIHVRKIPLTLLCRSCGFEWKPDISKLGEEIIEMIHFIPEAVHSYIRCPRCNSGDFEIISGRGVYLEEVVVE, encoded by the coding sequence ATGGTTCACGAGTGGGCTCTTGCAGAAGCCGTGGTAAGACATGTTATTGATATCTATAGTGATAAGAAGATTAGAGAGATTAGAATAGGTTTAGGAGAGCTTCAGAATATTGATGAGAATATTCTCCTATTCTCTCTGAAAGAACTTTTCAAGCTTAACGGTCTTGAGAATGTATCGATTCATGTTAGAAAGATACCCTTAACCCTTCTATGCAGATCCTGCGGCTTTGAGTGGAAACCAGATATAAGTAAGCTGGGTGAAGAGATCATAGAGATGATTCATTTCATACCAGAAGCTGTGCACTCCTATATAAGATGTCCTCGATGCAACTCCGGAGACTTCGAGATCATCAGTGGAAGAGGTGTTTATCTAGAGGAAGTGGTGGTGGAGTAG
- a CDS encoding P-loop NTPase yields MTAIKDPRLSIIRERIRNVKHVIPVASYKGGVGKTIVTALIALKLRDRGFRTGILDLDLTNPSIHTVLGVDLDTIKPEEERGVVPPEIQGVKLMTLAYYTRERPTPLRGMDLVNAFRELMSITLWGYIDFLLIDTPPGFSDVILELSNTLGRISNPILVSILSKLSIKPTINLYKYMKEIRIEPLGVVLNMISEEEDLKKTFFETASIEDIRILGLMRRDPEIEKAIGSINDLKRTKAYEEIGEIVREVLKIIESRRS; encoded by the coding sequence GTGACAGCTATAAAGGATCCTAGACTTAGCATCATTAGAGAGAGGATTAGAAATGTGAAACATGTGATCCCCGTAGCAAGCTATAAAGGTGGTGTGGGTAAAACTATTGTGACAGCTCTCATAGCTCTAAAACTTAGAGATAGAGGTTTCAGAACAGGTATTCTAGATCTGGATCTCACCAATCCATCTATACATACGGTCCTAGGAGTTGATCTAGACACTATAAAGCCTGAGGAGGAGAGAGGAGTAGTACCACCCGAGATCCAGGGTGTAAAACTCATGACACTCGCCTACTACACGAGAGAAAGACCGACTCCTCTGAGAGGTATGGATCTTGTGAACGCTTTCAGAGAGCTTATGAGCATAACTTTATGGGGCTACATAGATTTTCTTCTCATAGATACTCCACCAGGTTTTTCAGATGTTATTCTAGAGCTATCTAATACTTTAGGCAGGATCTCAAATCCTATTCTCGTATCTATCCTCAGCAAACTCTCTATAAAACCCACGATCAATCTCTATAAATATATGAAAGAGATCCGCATAGAACCACTTGGAGTGGTTTTAAACATGATCTCAGAGGAGGAGGATCTTAAGAAGACATTCTTTGAAACAGCTTCTATAGAAGATATCAGAATTCTAGGACTTATGAGAAGAGATCCCGAGATCGAGAAAGCCATAGGATCTATAAATGATCTTAAGAGAACTAAAGCATACGAAGAAATCGGAGAAATAGTGAGAGAGGTTCTAAAAATAATTGAAAGCAGAAGATCTTGA
- the tenA gene encoding thiaminase II → MTTTPTQRLWSDIEDIFKAILGHPFIEGLTRGDLRLESFKYYVIQDSLYLRDFARALARLSARSKKDELISIFAEHARTALEFEKNLHRSFFAEWGLREEDVLKTPQSPANYAYTSHLLRTVSEESYEEAIAAVLPCYWIYLEVGRHLEKKGSPNPLYRRWIETYSSQTYESIVEAVLRIANEILSKADEENWMNIKRAFRISSIYEYLFWDSAYRLENWVFEL, encoded by the coding sequence ATGACAACCACTCCTACTCAGAGGTTATGGAGTGATATTGAAGATATTTTCAAAGCTATACTCGGTCATCCTTTCATAGAAGGTCTTACCAGAGGAGATCTCAGGCTTGAATCTTTCAAGTACTATGTGATCCAGGATTCATTGTATCTTAGAGACTTTGCAAGAGCTCTTGCAAGACTTTCAGCTAGATCTAAGAAGGATGAGCTGATCTCTATATTTGCTGAACATGCGAGAACAGCTCTAGAATTCGAGAAAAACCTACACAGATCATTTTTCGCAGAGTGGGGGTTGAGAGAGGAGGATGTATTAAAAACCCCTCAATCTCCGGCTAACTACGCCTATACAAGTCATCTTCTTAGAACAGTTTCTGAGGAGAGCTATGAGGAGGCTATAGCAGCAGTTTTACCATGCTACTGGATCTATCTAGAAGTCGGAAGACATCTGGAGAAGAAAGGATCTCCTAATCCTCTGTATAGAAGATGGATAGAAACATACTCATCGCAGACATACGAATCAATAGTAGAAGCCGTTCTAAGAATAGCTAATGAAATACTGTCGAAAGCCGATGAAGAGAATTGGATGAATATTAAGAGAGCTTTCAGAATAAGCTCCATATACGAGTACCTATTCTGGGACTCAGCATACAGACTTGAGAACTGGGTTTTCGAATTATAA
- a CDS encoding MBL fold metallo-hydrolase translates to MIRIRDTILKLRDFAGVEIVYGGERLCIDILYPLQCDYILYTHNHPRHSPDSILLERFSDRIYSLFYGNKIKIGERIKISDHFIVESVEAFSWRYPEYHSRGSGAGFIVESDLRIYHTGDSDLSRDILSSVRGGVDVLIIPIEGLGVYTPEEAVEVVRSLRPSISIPIHFQDIDSFYIFRDMAQPYTQVVLLGRERSG, encoded by the coding sequence ATGATAAGAATTAGAGATACAATTCTAAAACTAAGAGATTTCGCGGGAGTAGAGATAGTATACGGAGGAGAGAGATTATGCATAGACATTCTCTACCCTCTACAATGTGATTATATACTATACACTCACAATCATCCGAGACATTCTCCTGATAGTATTCTGCTAGAGAGATTTTCAGATAGGATCTACAGTCTCTTCTATGGGAATAAGATTAAGATTGGTGAAAGAATTAAGATATCAGATCACTTCATCGTGGAATCTGTAGAAGCGTTTAGCTGGAGATATCCTGAGTATCATTCCAGAGGATCTGGAGCTGGTTTTATCGTAGAAAGTGATCTGAGGATATATCATACGGGAGATAGTGATCTCTCTAGAGATATTCTATCAAGTGTTAGAGGAGGTGTGGATGTTCTTATAATACCTATAGAAGGGTTGGGAGTATACACACCAGAAGAAGCTGTAGAAGTAGTGAGATCTCTTCGCCCCTCTATATCTATTCCTATTCATTTTCAGGATATAGATAGCTTCTATATCTTTAGAGACATGGCTCAGCCATATACTCAGGTGGTGCTTCTTGGAAGAGAAAGATCTGGATGA
- a CDS encoding HypC/HybG/HupF family hydrogenase formation chaperone — MCWGVPAIVRRVLEDRIRALVDFGDGIDHEVVIGISDEEIREGDTVIVHAGVIISKISEEDLREHMEYVEALLKDQNEE; from the coding sequence ATGTGCTGGGGTGTTCCTGCTATTGTTAGAAGAGTCTTAGAAGACAGGATCAGAGCATTAGTAGACTTTGGAGATGGTATTGATCATGAGGTTGTTATAGGGATCTCTGATGAGGAGATTAGAGAAGGAGATACTGTTATAGTGCATGCAGGAGTTATAATATCAAAGATATCTGAAGAAGATCTTAGAGAGCATATGGAGTATGTAGAAGCTCTTCTCAAAGATCAGAATGAGGAGTGA
- the menA gene encoding 1,4-dihydroxy-2-naphthoate octaprenyltransferase: MAECCSNNSNTRSKSIGVILLSIRPWSFTMTITTLVAGSVYASYEGYPINILALLLVIIGVVLLHGMANWLNDYFDHMYGVDRPGTGTTVYRPHPLIERILDPRTLLISSILLGFVASSIGTYIAIVLDRPLVIPLGLLGAVIGFLYTGPPLNLKYRAFGEPAVFLAFGPLMFIGSYYVQTGFISLKSIIASIPFGLLITAVLLANNIRDIEGDRAAGIRTLAVVLGRRRASLLYISLLVSAYVITFAMIVLGLLPLVSMITMLTVFQALKLCRDIRAENTPLDMDPRTARLVLSYSILFIISLAISIII; encoded by the coding sequence ATGGCGGAATGCTGTTCCAATAACAGCAATACTAGATCGAAATCTATTGGTGTTATACTTCTATCTATAAGACCTTGGTCTTTTACCATGACTATTACAACCCTAGTCGCAGGCTCAGTCTACGCTTCTTACGAAGGCTATCCTATCAATATTCTAGCTCTGCTTCTAGTTATCATAGGAGTAGTACTGCTTCATGGTATGGCTAACTGGCTTAACGACTACTTTGATCATATGTACGGGGTTGACAGACCTGGTACTGGAACTACTGTATACAGACCTCATCCTCTTATAGAAAGGATTCTAGACCCCAGAACTCTTCTGATTTCAAGCATCTTGCTAGGATTTGTAGCATCCTCTATAGGAACCTACATAGCAATAGTGCTTGACAGACCTCTGGTCATCCCACTAGGTCTTCTAGGAGCAGTTATTGGATTTCTCTACACAGGACCTCCTCTGAATCTGAAATATAGAGCCTTTGGAGAGCCTGCTGTGTTCCTAGCCTTCGGTCCTCTAATGTTCATAGGCTCTTACTACGTGCAGACAGGCTTTATATCTCTTAAATCTATTATAGCTTCAATACCTTTCGGACTCTTGATCACAGCGGTTCTTCTCGCTAACAATATAAGAGATATAGAAGGAGATCGTGCTGCAGGGATCAGAACTTTGGCAGTGGTTCTAGGTCGTAGAAGAGCATCACTTCTATATATCTCACTACTTGTCTCAGCCTACGTGATCACGTTTGCCATGATAGTGTTAGGACTCCTACCTCTTGTAAGCATGATAACAATGCTCACAGTATTCCAAGCATTGAAGTTATGTAGAGATATAAGAGCTGAGAACACGCCTCTAGACATGGATCCGAGGACGGCTAGGCTGGTTTTATCATACTCAATACTCTTCATAATCTCTCTAGCTATATCAATTATAATATAA
- a CDS encoding AMP-binding protein, which yields MEEKDLDDLIRRFHSENLYTPPVARYKVVDLEYYKKIYMESVRDPCSFWGREAEKLAWSRKWRKTCEGEGLNTRWFVDGEINVYYNLIEKHRDKWVWSKPAVIWESEDGSVRISFYKDLYERSSVIARALEDYGVRRGEWVIMYVTPSIESLEIFLALMRIGAPVEFIFTGFGYYEIRKRIMGRRARHIISVDGFTRRGRSIDLLSNILRSVEKLEIKNIFLVRRIEKAYKDDRIVYYEDLIRGSKHEKDPAILNSRDPLIGLHTGYVEDFKPLTHGVGGFLVQVYATSKWIGLRPHDTYFCTVWPGWITGISYQFFGPLMIGSTIVFYEGGPDQPSWNRWWDIIERYSVTLFLTTGSALRMLRRNTPEPLKIYRFDTLKAILVTAEPLETEVWEWSYRYVGTGSRAFITSVPEKFSGRIPVVNLYIQSEIGSFATGSLINYVFTELSPGSVGPPIPGFHIDVVDKNGNPIRGSPGMMIIRSPWPSMPIEYPEDFSLRWARGYYETGDLAIMSENMNIYPLGRYDGVMKISGYRISPGAIERVLREIANLKSFRIKRLYDDLRFESYVVEVYEELGEKDLRRIIRESIGAIAEPRDVIVKKSHDDSSSKADATAI from the coding sequence TTGGAAGAGAAAGATCTGGATGATCTCATTAGAAGATTTCATTCAGAGAATCTCTACACACCTCCTGTGGCTAGGTATAAGGTAGTGGATCTAGAATACTATAAGAAGATCTATATGGAGTCGGTTAGAGATCCATGTAGTTTCTGGGGTAGAGAAGCTGAGAAACTTGCTTGGAGTAGAAAATGGAGGAAAACATGCGAAGGCGAAGGTCTTAATACTAGATGGTTCGTAGATGGCGAGATTAACGTGTATTATAATCTTATCGAGAAGCACAGAGATAAATGGGTGTGGAGCAAGCCTGCTGTGATCTGGGAGAGTGAGGATGGTAGTGTTAGGATATCATTCTACAAGGATCTTTACGAGAGATCTAGTGTCATAGCTAGAGCTTTAGAAGATTATGGTGTGAGAAGAGGAGAATGGGTTATAATGTATGTAACCCCCTCGATAGAATCTCTCGAGATATTCCTAGCTCTAATGAGAATAGGAGCTCCAGTAGAATTTATATTCACAGGCTTCGGCTACTACGAGATTAGAAAGAGGATCATGGGTAGAAGAGCTAGACATATAATCTCTGTAGATGGATTTACTAGAAGAGGAAGATCTATAGATCTTCTGAGTAACATTCTTAGAAGCGTTGAGAAGCTGGAGATCAAGAATATATTCTTAGTGAGAAGAATTGAGAAAGCTTATAAAGATGATAGAATAGTCTACTACGAGGATCTAATAAGAGGATCTAAGCATGAAAAAGATCCCGCAATTCTAAACTCAAGAGATCCTTTGATAGGACTTCACACAGGATATGTAGAAGATTTCAAACCATTAACACACGGGGTAGGAGGATTTCTCGTACAAGTCTACGCTACAAGTAAATGGATCGGTTTAAGACCTCATGATACTTATTTCTGCACAGTATGGCCTGGATGGATTACAGGAATCTCCTACCAGTTCTTCGGACCTCTCATGATAGGATCCACGATAGTATTCTACGAGGGAGGGCCTGACCAGCCTAGCTGGAATAGATGGTGGGATATTATAGAGAGGTACTCTGTAACCCTCTTCCTAACAACGGGAAGTGCTCTTAGAATGCTTAGAAGAAACACTCCAGAACCTCTGAAGATCTATAGATTCGATACTTTGAAAGCTATTCTCGTGACAGCTGAACCACTTGAGACTGAGGTGTGGGAGTGGAGCTATAGGTATGTTGGCACGGGGAGTAGAGCTTTTATAACATCTGTTCCGGAGAAATTTAGTGGGAGGATTCCTGTTGTGAATCTCTATATTCAAAGCGAGATAGGATCTTTTGCTACAGGAAGTCTTATAAATTATGTGTTCACAGAACTCTCACCAGGATCTGTAGGTCCTCCGATCCCTGGTTTTCATATTGATGTAGTTGATAAGAATGGGAATCCTATAAGAGGAAGCCCAGGTATGATGATAATAAGAAGTCCATGGCCTTCGATGCCTATAGAGTATCCTGAAGACTTTTCATTGAGATGGGCGAGAGGATATTATGAGACAGGAGATCTTGCTATAATGAGTGAGAATATGAATATATATCCTCTAGGAAGATATGATGGTGTGATGAAGATCAGTGGATATAGGATCAGTCCTGGAGCGATAGAGAGAGTTCTCAGAGAGATCGCGAATCTAAAGAGTTTCAGAATCAAAAGATTATATGATGATCTAAGATTTGAATCATATGTAGTTGAAGTATATGAAGAACTAGGAGAAAAAGATCTTAGGAGAATCATCAGAGAAAGTATTGGAGCTATTGCAGAGCCTAGGGATGTAATAGTTAAGAAGTCTCATGATGATTCTTCTAGCAAAGCTGATGCCACAGCGATCTGA
- the hypE gene encoding hydrogenase expression/formation protein HypE — MSGEFIRLAHGSGGVEMRELLEKLIFSRIDSKLKRFGDEGVGIDMPDDGAGIKISDDLYLVISTDSYTVKPLFFPGGDIGMLAASGSINDVLMMGGIPIAIMDSIVIEEGFPMRDLERIIGSFIEILRSEGVALVGGDFKVMPRGELDGIIINTVALGLARRLIIDSIKPGDKIIVSDYVGDHGAIIMLYRMGLAKDPETLERSRIRSDVKPLTSLMKPVLEKYSEYIHAARDPTRGGLAGVLNEWVRDSEHVIYIDEDEIPIRDPVRRYSEMLGIDPLYLASEGVAVFSVDPSISEEFISFIRKIGYPNARIVGEVRSEKRYKGRVIMRTSVGGVRIVDPPRGELIPRIC, encoded by the coding sequence ATGTCAGGAGAATTCATTAGACTAGCTCACGGATCTGGAGGAGTCGAGATGCGAGAACTTCTCGAGAAACTTATATTCTCTAGAATCGATTCAAAGCTCAAGAGATTCGGAGATGAAGGTGTAGGTATTGATATGCCTGATGATGGTGCTGGGATCAAGATCAGTGATGATCTGTATCTTGTGATTTCCACAGACTCCTACACTGTTAAACCTCTCTTCTTCCCCGGAGGTGATATTGGAATGCTTGCGGCTTCAGGCTCTATTAATGATGTTCTTATGATGGGTGGTATTCCTATAGCTATTATGGATTCTATTGTTATCGAAGAAGGTTTTCCTATGAGAGATCTCGAGAGAATCATAGGATCATTTATTGAGATCCTCAGATCTGAGGGAGTAGCTCTAGTAGGAGGAGATTTCAAGGTGATGCCCAGAGGAGAGCTTGATGGAATTATCATAAATACCGTAGCCTTAGGTCTTGCCAGAAGACTGATAATAGACAGCATAAAACCTGGAGATAAGATCATAGTATCAGATTACGTAGGAGATCACGGAGCTATTATAATGCTCTATAGAATGGGTCTAGCAAAAGATCCTGAGACTTTAGAGAGGAGTAGGATTAGAAGCGATGTTAAACCTCTTACAAGTCTTATGAAGCCTGTTCTTGAGAAGTATTCAGAATACATACATGCAGCGAGAGATCCTACTAGAGGAGGTTTAGCAGGTGTTCTCAACGAGTGGGTTAGAGATTCTGAACATGTGATATATATAGATGAAGACGAGATACCGATAAGAGATCCTGTGAGAAGATACTCTGAGATGCTAGGGATAGACCCTCTATATCTAGCTAGTGAGGGTGTGGCGGTATTCTCAGTAGATCCCTCTATCTCTGAAGAGTTTATTTCATTTATAAGAAAGATAGGCTATCCTAATGCTAGAATCGTTGGAGAGGTTAGAAGTGAGAAAAGGTATAAGGGTAGGGTTATAATGAGAACAAGTGTGGGAGGAGTTAGAATAGTGGATCCTCCCAGAGGAGAGCTTATTCCGAGAATATGCTAG
- a CDS encoding MFS transporter yields MCETNRKILLVFLLLGFVSLLADMVYEGARSVSGAFLEYLEAPSIASAVIGSGELLGYILRFVSGLAASYMGSSAVLWSFIIAGYAMNVLVLPFLAFATTWSFAVSLYLVERIGKGLRTPARDVALAEVTEDLGRGKGFGIHEVLDQAGALGGPLLVAFMLARYGYPSAFLVLVVPGLAAMILILTAWRLYPRIRSVDTSSREISFRGLERRFWIYTISMMFQALGFIHWAIVSYFLKYWGVLGDAEIAVLYAIAMGVDALVAFPIGYLYDRIKFRSLYIAPITTMFIPILLVLRTPQLAYVMAAFWGVVMGISETIMRASIADIMSGSKLALAYGVFGLLYGVAWTVGGFIVAPLLEISVESAVLYVVISQIISVAMIFRLNTLSH; encoded by the coding sequence GTGTGTGAGACGAATAGAAAGATACTTCTGGTTTTTCTTCTACTAGGCTTCGTATCTCTTCTCGCTGACATGGTTTATGAGGGAGCTAGATCTGTTAGTGGAGCTTTTCTAGAGTATCTGGAAGCACCTTCCATAGCATCAGCAGTCATAGGCTCCGGAGAACTTCTAGGCTACATACTAAGATTCGTGAGCGGTCTCGCAGCATCATACATGGGATCATCAGCAGTTCTCTGGAGCTTTATAATAGCTGGCTATGCTATGAATGTTCTAGTCCTACCATTTCTAGCCTTTGCAACTACCTGGAGTTTTGCGGTATCACTCTATCTCGTGGAGAGAATTGGGAAAGGTCTTAGAACTCCTGCTAGAGATGTTGCTCTCGCCGAGGTCACAGAAGATCTTGGTAGAGGTAAGGGTTTTGGAATTCATGAAGTTCTAGATCAAGCTGGTGCTCTCGGAGGACCTCTCCTCGTAGCATTCATGCTGGCTAGATATGGTTATCCTAGTGCTTTTCTAGTACTCGTAGTACCAGGCTTAGCAGCCATGATACTTATTCTAACGGCATGGAGGCTGTATCCTAGAATTAGAAGTGTTGATACCTCTAGTAGAGAGATCTCTTTCAGAGGTTTGGAGAGGAGATTCTGGATCTATACGATATCAATGATGTTTCAAGCATTAGGCTTCATACACTGGGCTATAGTATCTTATTTCCTAAAATACTGGGGTGTTCTAGGAGATGCTGAGATAGCAGTATTATACGCGATAGCTATGGGGGTTGACGCCTTAGTAGCGTTTCCAATAGGTTATCTCTATGACAGGATTAAATTCAGAAGTCTCTATATAGCTCCGATAACGACAATGTTCATACCAATACTCCTTGTACTCAGAACACCTCAACTCGCGTATGTGATGGCGGCTTTCTGGGGTGTTGTTATGGGGATCTCAGAGACTATAATGAGAGCATCAATTGCAGATATAATGAGCGGAAGTAAGCTGGCACTAGCATACGGGGTATTCGGACTTCTATATGGAGTGGCATGGACTGTAGGAGGCTTCATAGTAGCACCCTTGCTAGAGATATCAGTAGAATCAGCAGTACTATACGTGGTAATATCACAAATAATATCAGTTGCGATGATCTTCAGATTAAACACCTTATCTCATTAA